In a single window of the Cucumis melo cultivar AY chromosome 11, USDA_Cmelo_AY_1.0, whole genome shotgun sequence genome:
- the LOC127143916 gene encoding uncharacterized protein LOC127143916, with protein sequence MAYLGHRKFLPLNHPFRKQKKVFNNKKELGIASQPLSGESIFEMFINNDFSNDENSASTRKRSIGFSRSCWKKKSIFFELEYWKKFHVRHCLDVMHIEKNVCMNLLGTLLNIPGKTKDGLQSRRDLEQLGIRPESVSKVVGNRTYIPSACYTLSKSEKRTVCQSLSKMIVSEGLKSHDCHVLMQQLLSVAVRGALPKHVATELELSNNTISDTLRWISHGPSPSVITYSSYVMNGICYNTEHRDGVRNVQNSGVCLVVNMMQISSAKDKHSIVKNMSFYDVIEEIWELNYINFKIIMFKCNWVDNVSSVRIDELGFTLVNLKCIGRKKNSFILASHAKQVFFLEDPSDSQWHVVLNPPNREYEDHINDDELGDISLNCISSNNVPMNVFEEINDEDDPNYMQTDCDG encoded by the exons ATGGCATATCTTGGACATAGAAAATTTTTACCACTTAATCATCCATTTAGAAAACAGAAAAAGGTTTTCAATAACAAAAAAGAGCTTGGAATAGCTTCCCAACCATTGTCAGGAGAAAgtatttttgaaatgtttatcaATAATGATTTCTCTAACGATGAAAATTCAGCGAGTACCAGAAAGAGATCAATAGGCTTTTCACGTAGTTGTTGGAAGAAGAAATCCATATTTTTTGAACTTGAATATTGGAAGAAGTTTCACGTTCGACATTGCTTGGATGTtatgcacattgagaagaatgtatgtATGAACTTGTTGGGTACATTGCTCAACATTCCTGGTAAGACAAAAGATGGATTACAGTCCCGTCGTGACTTAGAACAATTAGGCATTCGTCCTGAGTCGGTGTCAAAGGTTGTGGGAAATAGAACATACATACCTTCAGCTTGTTATACGTTATCCAAAAGTGAGAAACGCACAGTTTGTCAATCATTGTCTAAAATGATAGTTTCAGAAGG GTTAAAgtctcatgattgtcatgtgctCATGCAACAATTGCTTTCGGTTGCAGTTCGTGGTGCACTACCTAAACAC GTTGCTACAGAACTTGAGTTATCAAACAACACCATATCTGATACATTGAGATGGATATCACATGGTCCTTCGCCTAGTGTGATAACTTACTCTAGTTATGTTATGAATGGTATTTGTTACAATACAGAGCATCGTGATGGTGTTCGTAATGTGCAGAATAGTGGTGTATGTTTAGTAGTGAATATGATGCAGATATCTAGTGCAAAGGATAAACATTCTATAGTGAAAAACATGTCGTTTTACGATGTGATCGAAGAGATTTGGGAGTTAAACTATATTAACTTTAAAATTATAATGTTTAAATGTAACTGGGTTGACAATGTTAGCAGTGTCAGAATAGATGAGTTGGGGTTTACATTAGTTAATCTTAAATGTATTGGTCGTAAGAAAAATTCTTTCATCCTAGCATCACATGCAAAACAAGTATTTTTTCTCGAAGATCCAAGTGACTCTCAATGGCATGTTGTGTTAAATCCTCCCAATCGAGAGTACGAGGATCATATTAATGATGATGAGTTAGGGGATATAAGTTTAAATTGTATTAGTTCTAACAATGTTCCTATGAATGTGTTTGAGGAAATAAACGACGAAGATGATCCAAACTACATGCAAACTGATTGTGATG GTTAG